TTACTTAAATCTTTACGATACTGGGATAGCTCTTTAATTGATTCATCAAACAGACAAGTCATAATGTGGCGCGTGATATCTTCGTTAAAGTCAAAGCGGGCAATTTCTTTAATCTGACGACATAGCTCATCACCCACAAACAGAGCTTGATCTAAAATGCGATCGCTCACAAATAGACTAAATGGATAAGCGTTAATGGGGATGTGATAATTCGCATTACCATTTTGAACCCAATTAAATATGGCTTTATAGTTTTCCCAAATTGGTTGCACAATGTAAGGGTTTTTAAACTCGTAAGCATCCTTAATTAAATTTTCAGGTAATAGCTGTCGATCTTCACAATAAGCGACAAACAAGATTCGATTCAAAAGCTTTTGGGCTTGATAAATGGCGATCGCGATCGCATCTTCGGGTTTGATCTGGAGAGGATTTTCGGCATCTTCAACGGGATGGGCTAAGAGTTGCAACCGATAGCGGAAATCTTTAATCAGTTGACTACGAATTTTGTAATAGTGACTGTAGAAATTTTTGAGAACTTCAGACTCTAGTTGATGCGATTCTTCTAGTAAATGGGTGGTACGCGATCGCTCTTCACTATTGGCAATTCCCCTCAGCAGAGTCCGCCTCGACAATAAAAAATAAAAGGATTTGAGTTGTTCTAGATCTGCCAAAGATTCCCAAGCAAATCTCTGGCAAAACAAACTTGATACATCGCGATGATAAAGACATATTTCTCGATAATCCAAGACGATTAGCCATTCAGTTGCTTCATGCTCTGGATCGGGCTTAACGATCGCCCCTTCTTCGGCAGCATTAACTCGGATTTCGGCAATTACATTGACTGAGGTTTCCGTAAAAAAACCGAGGGCAGGATGGGGATGTAGTTCTAATTCCCATGTGCCTCCATTGTTTTCAAAAGGAGACTTATATCCCAAAATATCAACAAAAATATCATGGAGAAACTGCGCCTCGGCAAGCAGATTGGACGGTTCTCCATCCTTGGCAAAACATAGCCATTTTTGGATTATTTGAAAGCGATCGCCCAAATCTCTTGGAAAGCCAAAGGAACTAATCCGCTTGGCAAGTGGCTTAGGATGAAATAGAGAATAGTAAGGCGATCGCTGATTCATTCATCTTTGACGGCATTTTGAGCTAATAAATTTTCGGCAGCTACTTCTGCTAGTAAAGTTTCTCGCTCTTCAGGAGACATTTCCTCTAACTTCTTGGTGAGCACTGCTTTTTTGTACTCATCTAGCTGCTGATTGTAAGTCATCGTCTTTGTGACAGCCCGAAACACATAGGTGGAGATCCAAGCGATTAATACACCTACTAAAACCACTTGACTCCAAACACCCGCATTAGTCGCATCCAATCCAGAGGAGCGAAACAGCCAAAAGGCAACTCCACCAAATCCAAAAAAAGCAAGGGTAATTGCTAGGGCATCAATGCGGCGCATATTTTTAATCTCTGAAATATTTTTCGTTAAACTGAGCAGGAAGCGCTCAGTTTAATTCAGGCTCAAATTTGCCGTGCTGTGGGTCGAAAGTTAAAGAAGGGAGAAAGTAGTAACAGTCCTGGAAAGAAGAAAAAGGCAAGAAAGCATAGAAATACTCTTTCTACAGATCCTGTTTTGTACCAACGCGCCTTGAAATAAAACAACACGATTAAGGGGATCACCAGTAAATATGTACCTGCGATCGCGGCATAGACAATTGCAGCCAATATGGGGGCAGAAAGAAGCAAAGACATATTTCTAGCTAGATAAAATTGTGTGGATGTATCTATCTAGCAATTGTAACAGGATAGTAATCGACAAATCGAATATGAAACTGATTTTGGTGTTTCCCTCGCCTTTGGCACGGGAAACACCAAAATCAGTTTTTTGAAAGCCCGCCGTAGGTGGGCTTTCAAAAAAACAATCTTTAAATAATGCGAATCGCCGATCAAATTATTTGATTTTAGGTTGGTGCGGTGGTAATATAAGAAACGCTGAAAATTTTACCCGAATAAATCCCTAAGAACTGTGGCACCTCAACAACAAAAGATTCGGATTCGTCTCAAAGCTTTCGATCATCGCCTGCTAGATTCATCCTGCGAAAAAATCGTCGAAACTGCTAATCGTACAAACGCTGCGGCTGTTGGTCCTATTCCTCTGCCAACCCGTCGTCGTATCTATTGCGTTCTCAGATCTCCTCACGTAGACAAAGACTCCCGTGAGCATTTTGAAACCCGTACCCATAGTCGGATTATTGATATTTACCAACCATCGGCAAAAACTATTGATGCATTGATGAAGCTTGATTTAGCGGCTGGTGTGGACATCGAAGTTAAGCTCTAGAGTTCAACTTTCAAGTTCAACACAAGCAAAATTTCAGGAAAGCCCAGACTTATGAAAGTGGCTAATTGGTGACGAAAGTGTTACTGAGTTTAATGCTTTCATAACTCTGGGCTTTTTAATTTTGTAGGGAATGGGGCGCTTCGCGCCCCATTCCCTTTTTAGATTTTGGATTTGGTTTACACTAGTTTGGAAGCTGCTAAGCTTCAAAATCTAGCTCTAAGGAATGAAGATGCTGAAAAAGCTAAAGATTAAATACCTTTTGGCATTTTTGTTGGCGGCGATCGCCACAGTAATGTCGATAATGCTCGGACATGGGTGGAGTCCCGCTGATGCTCAAAATCAGCCACAGGTTCAGGCTCAAACCCCATCTGCGGAAACTAGTATTAAAACTGTAAGCTTGCAAAATGCGGGGTTACAACTGCAAGAGATCGCTCAAGGAATTTATGCCCTAGTTGCTAGCACTGATTTCCCACCTGCGAGTCCTGCGGTAGCGATCGCTAATGGTGGTTTTGTGATTGGTAGTGATGGAGTGTTGGTGATTGATCCATTCCAAACCCCTGAACTAGGAGAGCTGATGATCTCCACCGTCAAATCATTGACAGATAAGCCAATCAAGTATGTTTTGAATACGCATTATCACTCTGATCACACAGGAGCAAACTCAGTTTTCGTGAAGCGGGAGATCCCTGTGATTGGACGCGGCGTAATTCGCGAATATATTCAAAGCGGTAAAAATAATACTGGTGGTATTACGCCGCCGACGGTGATTATTAATAGTCAAACAGATCTTTGGCTAGGCGATCGCCAAGTTAGGATTGAGCGCGTAGATGGACATTCGGCGGGAACCGATCTAGTAGCCTACATACCTGATGCCAAAGTCCTATTTTCAGGGGATATGGTATTTAATAAGCGGATTCCTTACACTGCTGATAGTGATATTCGTCAATGGCAAGGAAGTCTGTATCGCTTAATTGCTACTTATCCTGATGCAAAGGTTGTCCCAGGACATGGGGATGTCACCGATGTAACTGGTTTACAGGCTCAACAGGCTTATTTCAGTTGGTTAGAGCGCACGGCTTTGGAATGGAAAGGTCAAATTTTGTCTAAGGAGCAAGTGTTAGAAAAATTTGCCAAGGTTCCTGATGCTTACAAAGATTACAAATTTAAGGCGATATATCCTCTTAACTTAGATTCAGCCTATGAGCAGTTTACTCGTAGTGCCACGATTCCTTTGATTCCATAGTTTGTTCTACTTAACATCAGAAGACAAGTAAGCGCAAGCCGAAATTTCTATCTTTTTGATTAGCCGTACAAGTAATGATCACTTGTACGGCTTTTTATTAATAATGTCAGTTTAAAGTGTGGCAAAACTATCAACAGGCGATCTTATCAAGGCAAAATTAAAAAGGAAAAAGGAAAAAATGGATGATGATATTTATCGCGATTTAGCTGAAGTATAATAAATTCAAGTGTTTAGCTGTCCAAAGACATGACACCAAAAACCTTTCCAGAATCTAAAATTAACCTCGTCAAGCGATCGACCGATCCCAACACAGCACTAAGTCAAAACTGGATTAACAAACCTTGTAAAACCGAGTAAACAATTATGGCGTGGAAAGATCGAATTACAACAGATCCATCTGTCTGTCATGGTAAAGCCTGCATCAAAGGAACGAGAATCATGGTATCAGTCATTCTCGACAACCTCGCTGCCAGAGTCAGCCAAGCTGAAATCTTGCAAAGTTACCCTACCTTGACCTCCGAGGATATTTTTGCCGCTATTAGCTATGCTGCCGAATTAGCCCGTGAGCAAATCGTCTTACTTCCATTACCAGCAAGTGCATGAAATTTAAGATTGACGAAAATCTCCCCATAGAATTAGCTGATTTACTGCAAAATGAAGGCTATGACGCATCGACCATCTATTCTGAATCCTTAAAAGGAGCAAAAGATCCTACTGTCATCGCTGTATGTCAACAAGAACAACGAGTTCTAATTACACTAGACTTAGACTTTGCCGATATTCATCGATATCCCCCACAAAACTATGTAGGGATTATCGTCCTAAGAGTTTACAGGCAAGACAAACCATATTTGATGTCATTCTTTCAGAAACTAATCCCAGCGATCGCTCAACATCCATTAAAAGGACATTTATGGATCGCAGAAGAAGGGAAACTTAGAATTCGATAGCGATTCTTTATGTGATTTTTGAGAAGCGATGTAGCCTAAAAACTGTGAGAATATGGAGAAGCGCGGCAGAACTATCAACTTATAGCGATCGCCAATTCGTACAATAAAGTAAAGCCTCACAGGAAATAACTGCTATGCTCACCCGCTATCTGAAATTGCCTTTGCTAATTGGTCTGAGTTTACTAGCGGCGATCGCCTCTGTTATTTTCACCGTATCTCATGCTGATGCCTTGCAAGCAATGCTTAGACCCAATACTCCCAAACTTGGCGATACGGTATCGGTTTGGATTGCTACTGATAAACCTGCAACCACGCCGCCAACAGTATCGGTAAATAACCAACAATATCCTGCCTTCCCCATGACTCAAAATCGTTGGCGAGCATTTATTCCCACGACTCCACTCGATAAGGCTGGGCTGAGACAAGTGATAGTCAAGGCTGATGGTTTACAACAAACTTTGCCAATGCAGCTAGGCGATCGCAAATTTCCGACTCAAAGTATTTGGATTAATAATTCGGGTAGTGGATCAGAACCTACAGATTATGAATGGGACAAAGTTTCAGCTTTTAAAAAATTAGTGACCCCTCAGAAATTCTGGAATGGTGCATTCCTCAGACCGAATGACGGTGAAATTACGGCAGGTTTTGGGATTCAGCGTTATTACAATGGTGTATTCGCTGATGACTATTACCATCGGGGTGTGGACTATGCAGGAGGCACTGGTTCCCCTGTAATTGCCCCAGCCTCTGGATATATCCGCTTAGTGGGAACTGTATCTCAGGGCTTTATTTTGCATGGAAATACGATCGGGTTAGATCATGGTCAGGGCGTGGCAAGTATCTTTTTGCATCTTAGCAAAATCTATGTGAAAGAAGGAGATTTTGTGAAGGCTGGTCAAGTGATTGGCGCGGTTGGCTCGACGGGTGCTGTCACTGGTCCCCATTTACATTGGGGGCTATATGTCAATGGTGCAGCGATCGATCCTGTTGCTTGGCGATATGAAGGTGTCGAATAGCTGTCCTGATAAGCTTATAAAAGATTTGCCCTCATCCCCCAGCCCCTTCTCCCAAAGCGGGAGAAGGGGAGCAAGATAACTTTTCTTGTTCCCCTCTCCCTTCTTGGGAGAGGGGCTAGGGGTGAGGGTCTTAGAAACTTCTGCGAAATATAAGCCAGAGATCGCTATGACAATTAACCCTGAACAATTATTAGAACTTGCTCTCAAATCGGGAACTGAAGCAGCCGAAGTATACGCTTCAAGCTCAGTTTCCCGACCCGTATTTTTTGAGGCAAATCGGCTGAAGCAGCTAGAAAGCATTGACTCAGAGGGTGTGGGGTTACGGATTTGGAAAGATGGCAAAGTAGGCTTAGCGATCGCCTATGGAGCCGTAGAGCCTGAAGATTTGGTTCAGCAGGCGATCGCCTTGAGTGCGTTAAATGAACCTGAAGAGATCTTATTGCGCGAATCAACTGTTACTGACTATCCCCAACTTTATGGACAGGAAGTTACTGTTGAGCAGATGGTGGATTGGGGAAAACAGGCGATCGCGCAGGTTCTCGCTCATTACTCTGAGGCTGTGTGTGGTGCGGATTGGGATTGTGGTCGCGAAACGGTACGCATCCTCAATAGCAAAGGTTTAGACTGTGGCTATACTGATATTACGGTAGATGGCTCTCTGAGTGCAGAGTTAACGAGGGGAGATGACTTTCTCAATGTTTGGTATGGTCAATCGGAACGGGGTAATTTACCACCTGATGCGATCGCCAAAAAAGTTTTGCAATATCTCGATTGGGCGAAAAAAAATGCTCCTGCTCCATCGGCAAAATCGCCTGTGATCTTTACGGGCAAAGCGGCAGATTTGTTATGGGGTGTAGTGGCGATCGCTATGAGTGGGCGACAGGTGCAGCAAAAGGCGACACCTTGGCTAGACAAAACTGGACAGCCTGTAATTTCTGATATTTTCACGGTCACCCAACATCCTAATTTTGGCGTTTATAGTTCTCCCTTTGATGATGAAGGTACACCAACACAGGAAGTTACTTGGATTGATCGCGGGATTTTGCAAGGGTTTTATGGTGATATACGTACTTGTAAAGAGTTGGGAATTAAGGCGACAGGCAATGGCTTTCGCGGAGATTTAGGCAATTATCCTAGTCCTGGATTGTTTAATTTGGCGATCGCGGCAAGTCAAACGATCCAAGGTGACATTTTGGAACTCGCGGCAACCTTAAAAAATGGCTTAATCGTCGATCAGGTCTTAGGTGATGGTATGGATCTGTCAGGGGATTTTTCGATCAATGTGGATTTGGGCTACCGCGTTAAAAATGGCAAAATTATCGGACGGGTCAAGGATACGATGCTATCGGGAAATGTCTATACTGCGCTCAATCATGTGGTGGCGGTAGGCAGCGATCGGCAATGGCACGGTTCGCTATATGTACCTGCGATGATTGTTGAAGGGCTATCAATCACATCTCGATAAGTCACAACATAAAGCATTTACCGATCAAACGAACCACAAGAAAATTTTTGAAAGCGTTGCAAAGCAACGCTTTCAAAAATTTTCTTGGTTTGGGTTTGAGCGCAAAGCGCTGTAAAAGTGGCGACAATTTTGTGAATTAAAAACCAAACCCTGTAAGGGTTTTAAAGACACAAAATGGCGTAGCCATTTTGTGTCTTGGTATAATTCACGAGCAATTGCTATAATGTCTGAGTCACTTTTGTGAATATATTCGTAATTTGATCAAGAGAGACTGTAGCTCAGTTGGATAGAGCGATCGCCTCCTAAGCGATAGGTCATCGGTTCGATCCCGATCAGTCTCGTTAATCACAGCGCTTTGCGCTCAAACCCAAACCAATAAATCTGTTAAAAGTGTTGCTCTGCAACACTTTTAACAGATTTATTGGTTTGGGTTCAGATAAAGTACCGCGCTGCGGCACTTTATCTAAACTCGATCAATGCTGATGCGATCGTCAAAGACAAAACATTCACCTTCCCAAACACTTTCTTCCTTTGGTACTTCTTCTATATATTTGAGAATGCCTCCCTGAAGATGATATACCTCGCTAAAACCTTGAGACAGCATATAGGCACTAGCCTTCTCACATCGAATTCCGCCTGTGCAGAACATAGCAACTTTTTGATGTTTCTCAGGGCTTAGTTGTGCTTGTACATAGTCAGGAAACTCACCAAAAGTTTCTAGATTAGGATTGATCGCCCCTTTAAATGTGCCAAATTCCACTTCATAGTTATTGCGTGTATCAATCACAATCACATCAGGATCAGCAATTAATGCATTCCAATCTTGGGGTGCAACATAAGTACCAACTCGATATCTAGGATCAATATCTGGCACACCTAGAGTCACAATTTCTTTTTTAAGCCTTACTTTCATCTTTTGAAATGGAATTCCGTCACAATAGGATTCCTTATGCTCTAAGTTGTGAAGACGGGGATCGTTACGCAAATGGTCTAATAAAGCATTGATCGCTTCGCGACTACCTGCGATCGTGGAGTTAATCCCTTCCTTAGCTAATAGGATCGTCCCTTTAAGTTTGAGAGCATTACAAAACTCCTTGAGTGGAGTTCGCATGGTTTCGTAATCTGATAATTCTGTAAAATGATAAAACGCAGCCACCACAAAAGGTTCTATCGGCTCTTGCTGATTGGCTTGAACTGCCTGACTAATTTGTGATTGCAGACGATTTACTTGTTTGATCCTAGTCATTTGCCCAGAAACTTGCTTACAGACGGATTACTTTCTCTATAAACTAATATAGCGCTTTACGTTATCCATAGGAAAACGCTATATGGCAAAGAAAGTTTTGCTTAGGACATAAAATCCAAATAAATGAAGGCGGTGCAGAGCAACGCCTTCATTTATTTGGGTTTTGATTTGTCCTAGCTATTTCTTTCTTTGTTATACCTATGGAACAAGGCGCTTAAACTACTTGTCTTGCTATATTATTGGATCAGCGATCGCATTTTGTTTGTAACTATAGGCTTTTCTCTATATGTCTAGTGTCATCATTCAAGGAGCCAAACACAGCTATAGCCTCACTTCTCCTGCTCAGTCGAAGCATAAAGCTCCTACAATTGCCTTTTTGCATGGTTGGATGCTAAGTAAAGCTTATTGGCAACCATTGATTGCTCAGTTACAACCTGATTTTCAATGTTTAGCCTATGATCTACGGGGGTTTGGACTTTCGGAAATTGGCGATCGCGATGAATACTCGCTAATTAGCTATGCGAGGGATTTAGAAGAATTGCTTGATCGTTTAGAGATTTCTCAAGTTTGGTTGGTGGGGCATTCTCTCGGTGGTGCAATTGCTCTATGGGCTGCTAATTTATTAAGCGATCGGGTTTTGGGTGTGGTTTGCCTGAATGCGGGTGGGGGCATTTATATCAAAGAAGAGTTTGAGAAATTTCGTACCGCAGGTAAAATTCTTTTAAGATTGCGTCCCCAATGGCTGAAGAATCTTCCCTTAGTTCATGCCCAATTCGCTAAAGATAGTGTTTACAGCACCTTAGATCGTGATTGGGGGAGACAAAGAGCGATCGATTTTGTCTCTGCCAAATATCCATCCGCGAGAGGAACTTTGCTGGGTTCTACTAGTGAAGTAGAAGTTCACAAATTGCCGCAGATCGTATCGAAGTTGAGACAACCAGTTTATTTTGTTGCTGGTGCAAATGACAAAATTATGGAACCAAAGTATGTAAGCCATCTTGCTAGTTTTCATCATTCTTTTAATAGCTATGGTGAGAATGTATTTGAACTCCCTAACTGTGGACATATGGCAATGCTGGAGCAGACAAATCTATTGCATAGTCTGTTATTAGATTTATTAGCCAAACCCGTTACTTCAAATTGTCTCTAGTGGATAGGATGCGCGAAGCGCATCCTATCCACTAGAGACAATTGGCGGCGCTAAGCGCCGCCAATTGTATTTTGGGTCTAGCTATAAATAGATTGCTCAGAACGTGATTCTACTAAAATCACAGGGATAAGACTTGTTTCTAAAACTGCTTGAGAAACGGAACCCACTAGCACCTGTTCCCAAGGTTGATGTCCTCGCTTGCCAATTACGATATCCGTTACTTTGCGAGACTCCGCCACACGAATTATCTCTTCGGCAACTGTGCCTGTGACGCTCAAAAACTCATAGCGAATATCTGATAACAGATTTTGTGATTTTCTTTGCAAAAGCGCGATCGCCTGTTGATCGCCAAGATTATCCACATACAACACAATCACCTCGCCATCACTGCGCCTTGCTAGGTCTGCGGCTTTAGTTAGAACATCTGTTGCTAGGGCAGAGTCATCGACAGCGGCAAGGAAAACTGGACAACCCGAAATCGCTACTTTGGTGAGATCGACTTCGCCACGTTCTAGAAGTTTGGGGGCAAAGGTAGGAATCGCCCATGCCCCCAAAGGAGCAGTGACTAAAATCGAAAGCGCGGCGATCGCTAAAATTGTCTCACCTCCAGCAATTCCCTGCGCCAAAGGAATTGCCCCAATAGCAGCCTGTACTGTCGCCTTGGCGGAGTTAGCTGGCAATAAAAACAACTGCTCTTTCCATGTCCAATTACTCCCTACAGTAGACAGATACCAACCTAGCGATCGCCCGACCAAAGTTCCAATTCCTAATATCAACAGCC
This genomic stretch from Pseudanabaena galeata CCNP1313 harbors:
- a CDS encoding DUF3007 family protein translates to MRRIDALAITLAFFGFGGVAFWLFRSSGLDATNAGVWSQVVLVGVLIAWISTYVFRAVTKTMTYNQQLDEYKKAVLTKKLEEMSPEERETLLAEVAAENLLAQNAVKDE
- the ndhL gene encoding NAD(P)H-quinone oxidoreductase subunit L; this encodes MSLLLSAPILAAIVYAAIAGTYLLVIPLIVLFYFKARWYKTGSVERVFLCFLAFFFFPGLLLLSPFFNFRPTARQI
- the rpsJ gene encoding 30S ribosomal protein S10 gives rise to the protein MAPQQQKIRIRLKAFDHRLLDSSCEKIVETANRTNAAAVGPIPLPTRRRIYCVLRSPHVDKDSREHFETRTHSRIIDIYQPSAKTIDALMKLDLAAGVDIEVKL
- a CDS encoding MBL fold metallo-hydrolase, whose protein sequence is MLKKLKIKYLLAFLLAAIATVMSIMLGHGWSPADAQNQPQVQAQTPSAETSIKTVSLQNAGLQLQEIAQGIYALVASTDFPPASPAVAIANGGFVIGSDGVLVIDPFQTPELGELMISTVKSLTDKPIKYVLNTHYHSDHTGANSVFVKREIPVIGRGVIREYIQSGKNNTGGITPPTVIINSQTDLWLGDRQVRIERVDGHSAGTDLVAYIPDAKVLFSGDMVFNKRIPYTADSDIRQWQGSLYRLIATYPDAKVVPGHGDVTDVTGLQAQQAYFSWLERTALEWKGQILSKEQVLEKFAKVPDAYKDYKFKAIYPLNLDSAYEQFTRSATIPLIP
- a CDS encoding DUF433 domain-containing protein, with translation MAWKDRITTDPSVCHGKACIKGTRIMVSVILDNLAARVSQAEILQSYPTLTSEDIFAAISYAAELAREQIVLLPLPASA
- a CDS encoding DUF5615 family PIN-like protein — its product is MKFKIDENLPIELADLLQNEGYDASTIYSESLKGAKDPTVIAVCQQEQRVLITLDLDFADIHRYPPQNYVGIIVLRVYRQDKPYLMSFFQKLIPAIAQHPLKGHLWIAEEGKLRIR
- a CDS encoding M23 family metallopeptidase yields the protein MLTRYLKLPLLIGLSLLAAIASVIFTVSHADALQAMLRPNTPKLGDTVSVWIATDKPATTPPTVSVNNQQYPAFPMTQNRWRAFIPTTPLDKAGLRQVIVKADGLQQTLPMQLGDRKFPTQSIWINNSGSGSEPTDYEWDKVSAFKKLVTPQKFWNGAFLRPNDGEITAGFGIQRYYNGVFADDYYHRGVDYAGGTGSPVIAPASGYIRLVGTVSQGFILHGNTIGLDHGQGVASIFLHLSKIYVKEGDFVKAGQVIGAVGSTGAVTGPHLHWGLYVNGAAIDPVAWRYEGVE
- a CDS encoding TldD/PmbA family protein, which produces MTINPEQLLELALKSGTEAAEVYASSSVSRPVFFEANRLKQLESIDSEGVGLRIWKDGKVGLAIAYGAVEPEDLVQQAIALSALNEPEEILLRESTVTDYPQLYGQEVTVEQMVDWGKQAIAQVLAHYSEAVCGADWDCGRETVRILNSKGLDCGYTDITVDGSLSAELTRGDDFLNVWYGQSERGNLPPDAIAKKVLQYLDWAKKNAPAPSAKSPVIFTGKAADLLWGVVAIAMSGRQVQQKATPWLDKTGQPVISDIFTVTQHPNFGVYSSPFDDEGTPTQEVTWIDRGILQGFYGDIRTCKELGIKATGNGFRGDLGNYPSPGLFNLAIAASQTIQGDILELAATLKNGLIVDQVLGDGMDLSGDFSINVDLGYRVKNGKIIGRVKDTMLSGNVYTALNHVVAVGSDRQWHGSLYVPAMIVEGLSITSR
- the trhO gene encoding oxygen-dependent tRNA uridine(34) hydroxylase TrhO, with protein sequence MTRIKQVNRLQSQISQAVQANQQEPIEPFVVAAFYHFTELSDYETMRTPLKEFCNALKLKGTILLAKEGINSTIAGSREAINALLDHLRNDPRLHNLEHKESYCDGIPFQKMKVRLKKEIVTLGVPDIDPRYRVGTYVAPQDWNALIADPDVIVIDTRNNYEVEFGTFKGAINPNLETFGEFPDYVQAQLSPEKHQKVAMFCTGGIRCEKASAYMLSQGFSEVYHLQGGILKYIEEVPKEESVWEGECFVFDDRISIDRV
- a CDS encoding alpha/beta fold hydrolase, translating into MSSVIIQGAKHSYSLTSPAQSKHKAPTIAFLHGWMLSKAYWQPLIAQLQPDFQCLAYDLRGFGLSEIGDRDEYSLISYARDLEELLDRLEISQVWLVGHSLGGAIALWAANLLSDRVLGVVCLNAGGGIYIKEEFEKFRTAGKILLRLRPQWLKNLPLVHAQFAKDSVYSTLDRDWGRQRAIDFVSAKYPSARGTLLGSTSEVEVHKLPQIVSKLRQPVYFVAGANDKIMEPKYVSHLASFHHSFNSYGENVFELPNCGHMAMLEQTNLLHSLLLDLLAKPVTSNCL